A single Arachidicoccus sp. BS20 DNA region contains:
- a CDS encoding SusC/RagA family TonB-linked outer membrane protein, with amino-acid sequence MQKMKHTMSVIPILVLLLMFVLLSGWAKARIFKFNYVDNFQQPVTGRVVDSSGQGLGGVSVQIKGTTKGTLTTDDGKFSIDAQTGDVLVISYTGYTSKEITVSGATLSDIQLQAVTTELNDIVVIGYGTQKKSLVTGAIAQVTAKDIANKQITRFDDALRGQAAGVMVTQSSGAPGSAPTIRIRGTTTINNSDPLYVVDGVVMNGGIDYLNPNDIASMEVLKDAASGAIYGSRASNGVVIITTKKGALNAPMRINYSGQIGWQRPITKVKMANATQYAELRNEAAINDGNPVPYPSPSIYGSGTNWQDEIFSNNALYQNHDINVSGGTEKSTYFLSAGYRGTQGIIAPSIAYDKQFSLTTNTSFKLSKYVQIGENLSYTYQKNNTGLNTNSEFGGPLSAALNLDPITPVYVDSEFVAANPGTYPTRVIPYLVKAPNGMYYSISPNVQQEMTNPLAYIQTQRGNYGWSNNFVGNAYINVNPIDGLNLRSQINVKGGFWGSESTSYMPYYYLNTTNDRTPPGAQNSQYRDAEHNLTWNWDNTASYSKQIGLHNFDVMVGSSATKQTGEGVNATHYGEPVSNYEDASFGWDLPDSLKVGNGYENQVYTLESYFGRVSYNYDEKYLFMGIIRRDASSKFGSNNRWATFPSAQFGWVATREKFFPKNTPIDNLKIRVSYGKVGNEMSLSPFQYVSLIQGGGLRNYIFGNDGLTIGYGPTSPSNPDLKWESTSSFDAGFDAVLLHNFTVTFDYYNKKTTGMLQTVQIPGFAGYLGQPWSNVGDMSNKGVELELGYRKNFGQDFRLNVSGNISYNKNTVTYLGDGKEYLDGGATWQASLYPLTRTAVGQPIGAFYGFKELGTFKSQAEINSYGYTDAGGTFQLYQPNAKPGDLKWWKNPNNPDGGKGVINSDDRTFLGDPNPHWIYGFNINFSWKNWDLLAFGQGVWGNKIFQAYRRRDVGVGGPTGGANYQIEALDAWTELNPNSNYPRLTDADPNNNFSNPSSFYLQNGAYFRLKTLQLGYTLPQSWLSTIKFQTVRVFASVSNVFTLTKYTGYDPEISGGVDKGLYPQARTFILGLNVGL; translated from the coding sequence ATGCAAAAAATGAAACACACGATGTCGGTTATTCCGATTTTAGTTTTACTACTAATGTTTGTTCTTTTGTCGGGATGGGCAAAAGCGCGAATATTCAAATTCAATTATGTTGATAATTTTCAACAGCCTGTAACCGGACGAGTTGTTGACAGTTCCGGACAAGGACTCGGCGGCGTTTCTGTCCAAATAAAAGGAACAACAAAAGGTACATTAACAACAGATGACGGTAAATTTTCAATTGACGCTCAAACAGGCGATGTGCTGGTTATTTCATATACCGGCTATACTTCAAAAGAGATTACGGTAAGCGGCGCTACGCTGTCGGATATTCAATTACAAGCAGTAACAACCGAACTGAATGATATTGTAGTAATCGGTTACGGAACACAAAAGAAAAGTCTGGTAACGGGCGCTATTGCTCAGGTAACTGCGAAAGATATTGCCAATAAGCAGATTACCCGTTTTGATGATGCCTTGCGTGGGCAGGCAGCCGGCGTTATGGTAACACAAAGTTCCGGTGCTCCCGGCTCGGCACCAACTATCAGAATTAGAGGTACAACTACTATTAACAACAGCGACCCTCTCTATGTTGTGGACGGTGTTGTAATGAACGGGGGAATTGATTATCTGAATCCTAACGACATCGCTTCTATGGAAGTGTTAAAAGATGCCGCTTCGGGTGCTATTTATGGAAGCCGGGCTTCAAATGGAGTTGTTATTATTACTACGAAGAAAGGTGCTTTAAATGCTCCTATGCGTATTAATTACAGTGGGCAAATAGGTTGGCAACGTCCCATTACAAAAGTAAAAATGGCTAATGCTACGCAATATGCAGAGCTGAGAAATGAAGCTGCTATCAATGATGGTAATCCGGTTCCTTATCCTTCGCCTTCAATTTATGGTAGTGGTACTAATTGGCAGGATGAAATATTCAGCAATAATGCACTCTATCAGAATCATGATATCAATGTGAGTGGCGGTACTGAGAAATCCACCTATTTTCTGTCAGCGGGATATAGAGGAACGCAAGGTATCATTGCGCCGTCCATTGCTTATGATAAGCAATTCTCTCTTACTACTAATACCAGTTTTAAATTGAGTAAGTATGTACAAATTGGCGAAAACCTAAGTTATACTTATCAGAAAAATAATACCGGCTTGAATACTAATTCTGAATTTGGCGGTCCTTTAAGCGCAGCTTTAAATTTAGACCCCATTACACCGGTGTATGTGGATTCGGAGTTTGTTGCAGCAAATCCCGGAACGTACCCGACAAGGGTTATTCCTTATTTGGTAAAGGCGCCTAATGGAATGTATTATTCAATATCGCCCAATGTACAACAGGAAATGACCAATCCTTTGGCTTATATACAAACGCAGCGGGGTAATTATGGCTGGTCTAATAATTTTGTGGGGAATGCTTATATCAATGTCAATCCTATTGATGGCTTGAATTTGCGTTCACAAATCAATGTGAAAGGCGGATTCTGGGGTTCAGAATCCACTTCGTATATGCCCTATTATTATCTTAATACAACCAATGACAGAACGCCGCCCGGCGCTCAAAACTCGCAGTATCGCGATGCAGAACATAATTTAACTTGGAACTGGGATAATACTGCTTCATATAGCAAACAAATAGGCTTACATAACTTCGATGTTATGGTAGGAAGTAGCGCCACCAAGCAAACGGGCGAAGGCGTTAATGCTACACATTATGGAGAGCCGGTTAGCAATTATGAGGATGCATCATTCGGGTGGGATTTGCCCGATTCTTTAAAAGTTGGAAATGGCTATGAAAATCAGGTTTATACTTTAGAGTCATATTTTGGTCGTGTAAGTTACAATTATGACGAAAAGTATTTGTTCATGGGTATTATACGACGCGATGCTTCTTCAAAATTTGGTTCTAACAATCGGTGGGCTACTTTTCCTTCTGCACAGTTTGGTTGGGTTGCAACACGTGAAAAATTCTTCCCTAAAAATACACCGATAGACAATTTGAAAATCCGTGTATCTTATGGTAAGGTGGGCAATGAAATGTCATTGTCTCCATTCCAATACGTATCACTCATTCAAGGTGGTGGACTTAGAAACTATATTTTTGGGAACGATGGTCTTACAATCGGTTATGGACCTACCTCTCCGTCAAATCCTGATTTGAAATGGGAAAGTACTTCATCGTTTGATGCGGGCTTCGATGCCGTATTGCTGCATAATTTTACGGTAACCTTTGACTATTATAACAAAAAAACTACGGGGATGCTGCAAACAGTACAAATACCCGGCTTCGCAGGGTATTTGGGACAACCTTGGTCAAACGTAGGAGATATGAGCAACAAAGGTGTTGAACTGGAGCTGGGCTATCGAAAAAACTTTGGGCAGGATTTTCGTTTAAATGTAAGCGGCAATATTTCTTATAATAAAAATACAGTAACCTATTTGGGCGATGGTAAAGAATATTTGGATGGCGGTGCCACATGGCAGGCAAGTTTGTATCCTTTGACTCGTACGGCTGTCGGGCAACCAATAGGTGCGTTTTATGGGTTTAAAGAATTGGGCACTTTTAAATCACAAGCTGAAATTAATTCTTACGGTTATACCGATGCCGGCGGTACTTTTCAGCTTTATCAACCAAATGCCAAACCAGGCGATTTGAAATGGTGGAAAAATCCGAATAATCCGGACGGCGGAAAAGGTGTTATTAATAGTGATGACAGAACTTTTCTTGGCGACCCTAATCCGCATTGGATATACGGGTTTAATATTAATTTCTCATGGAAGAACTGGGATTTGCTCGCATTCGGACAAGGAGTTTGGGGCAATAAAATATTTCAGGCTTACCGCCGCAGAGATGTGGGTGTAGGCGGACCAACAGGCGGTGCAAACTATCAAATTGAAGCACTGGATGCGTGGACGGAATTGAATCCTAACAGTAATTACCCGCGCTTGACAGATGCTGACCCTAATAATAATTTTAGTAATCCATCCAGCTTTTATTTACAAAATGGTGCGTATTTCAGACTGAAAACTTTACAGTTGGGATACACTTTGCCGCAGTCATGGTTAAGCACTATAAAATTTCAGACGGTTCGGGTATTTGCAAGTGTTAGTAATGTTTTCACGCTTACCAAATATACGGGCTATGATCCGGAAATCAGCGGAGGAGTGGATAAAGGGCTTTATCCGCAGGCAAGAACATTCATTCTTGGTTTAAACGTAGGATTGTAA